In Wolbachia endosymbiont of Cimex lectularius, the following are encoded in one genomic region:
- a CDS encoding phosphoribosylformylglycinamidine synthase subunit PurL, with translation MTNIRIEVLNKCKQIGNRWLVNVYLIYINKELPSKLHEEICGLFYNGIIQDCRHYLYNKDLEEVQYDFIEPQAEWGLEISFLPGMNDNVGNTAKQIVREYLISKGYIDQPVIPVLDTGIQKEKTQIPASRAGMTPIEIKARSSKLILGKGSIATEDDIEFNPITEYCTFIYKKNGNCHWRHCGKQNTPPGVIPARDAGIYGSQCRGTGMTREGTGMTESGTKSVNLNVSDQELEKISRDGIDGNGTLGFSLAAMKAIKDYFNKLGRNPYDIELESLAQTWSEHCKHNIFCSPIDEIKDGLYAHYIKRATREINSDICVSVFSDNAGGIIFNDDYLIVDKVETHNSPSALDPFSGAMTGVLGVNRDILGFGKGAVPIMNTYYFCFAKKAKGKLYRDKERTDEILPPKYIMKEVIHGVNVAGNCSGIPTQLGSVYFDDRFCGKPLVFVGSVGIIPRNINNAPSHIKKPQNGDKIVIIGGRVGRDGIHGATFSSEALSGNSPSTVVQIGDPITQKKLSNAVIEARDLGLYNAITDNGAGGLSSSIGEMGKNGFEVNLSKVPLKNDGMALWEIWISESQERMTLAVSEENLPAFKQIMKKHDVEVSVIGEFNSTGVSTVRFASASPIMNIETEFLHNGNPKMHLQTKLWSKGPTAPFSVIPALEQALPIFEKYYGPDHFKVVKPLAGLTGIQKKEEWILVSSTGMTPHQETELKEMLSRPNICGKEFIVVQYDHEVQGSSVLKPLQGKGRVCSEAVVSRPVLSSNKGVVKSQGFGSSYGEIDTYHMAACAIDTAIRNYVAAGGDINHLALLDNFCWCDAHNPERLWQLKRAAEACYDFATAFQTPFISGKDSMFNDFKGYDENGKEVMISAPPSLLISAIGVIENIENAVSLDVKMPGDLIYVLGITYDELGRSEYQLYSGIDNNNVPKVDAKSARKLYECYNLAIKDGIIASAIAPNLGGLAVALAKSLIAGDLGAEIDLSLVPVGKTQNTDIINKIIMFSESQSRILVTIAPQNQQRFEELFKGIAFSCIGKVTEEKTLNIKGILKVDLKDLGNSYRSIV, from the coding sequence ATGACAAACATCAGAATAGAAGTTTTAAACAAATGTAAGCAAATTGGCAATAGATGGCTAGTCAACGTTTATTTGATTTATATAAATAAAGAATTACCATCAAAATTACATGAAGAAATCTGTGGGCTATTTTATAATGGAATTATACAAGATTGCCGCCATTACCTTTACAACAAAGATCTTGAAGAAGTTCAATATGATTTCATAGAACCGCAAGCTGAGTGGGGCTTGGAAATAAGCTTCTTGCCTGGCATGAACGATAATGTAGGCAACACGGCAAAACAGATTGTCAGAGAGTATTTAATTAGCAAAGGCTATATCGACCAGCCTGTCATCCCAGTGCTTGACACTGGGATCCAGAAAGAGAAAACGCAGATTCCAGCGTCACGCGCTGGAATGACACCAATTGAGATCAAAGCAAGAAGTTCAAAATTGATCTTGGGTAAAGGGAGCATAGCAACCGAAGATGATATAGAATTCAACCCTATCACTGAGTATTGCACGTTTATTTATAAGAAAAACGGCAATTGTCATTGGAGGCACTGCGGTAAACAAAATACCCCACCTGGTGTCATTCCAGCACGTGACGCTGGAATCTATGGATCCCAGTGTCGGGGCACTGGGATGACAAGAGAGGGTACTGGGATGACAGAGAGCGGTACTAAATCTGTCAACCTCAATGTGAGTGACCAAGAGCTTGAAAAGATCAGCAGAGATGGAATCGATGGTAATGGCACTTTAGGGTTCTCTCTCGCAGCAATGAAAGCTATAAAGGATTACTTCAATAAACTTGGTAGAAATCCCTATGATATTGAACTTGAGTCCCTAGCGCAGACTTGGTCTGAACATTGTAAGCACAATATTTTTTGTTCTCCCATTGATGAAATAAAAGATGGCCTATATGCACATTATATTAAGCGTGCAACGCGTGAGATAAACTCTGACATATGCGTATCAGTTTTCTCCGACAACGCAGGAGGAATAATTTTTAACGATGATTACTTGATTGTGGATAAAGTTGAAACTCATAATAGCCCTTCAGCTCTCGATCCATTTAGTGGAGCAATGACTGGAGTGCTTGGAGTTAACCGCGATATACTGGGCTTTGGCAAAGGTGCAGTGCCTATAATGAATACCTACTATTTTTGCTTTGCCAAAAAAGCAAAAGGCAAACTTTATAGAGATAAAGAGCGCACTGATGAAATTTTGCCACCAAAATATATCATGAAAGAAGTAATTCACGGTGTTAATGTTGCTGGCAATTGCTCTGGCATTCCAACACAACTTGGATCGGTATATTTTGACGATAGATTTTGCGGAAAACCGTTGGTCTTTGTTGGAAGTGTTGGAATTATTCCGCGCAATATAAATAATGCACCTTCACACATTAAAAAGCCCCAAAATGGAGACAAAATTGTAATTATTGGTGGAAGGGTTGGAAGAGATGGAATTCACGGGGCAACGTTTTCTTCGGAGGCACTATCGGGAAACAGCCCTTCAACAGTTGTGCAAATTGGTGACCCTATAACGCAAAAAAAATTGTCCAATGCCGTCATAGAGGCAAGAGATCTTGGTCTTTACAATGCAATAACAGACAATGGAGCGGGTGGCCTATCGTCGTCTATCGGTGAAATGGGAAAGAATGGATTTGAAGTCAATTTAAGCAAGGTTCCACTTAAAAACGATGGTATGGCCCTATGGGAAATATGGATATCAGAATCACAAGAGAGAATGACCTTAGCAGTGTCAGAAGAAAATCTGCCTGCGTTTAAGCAAATCATGAAAAAACACGATGTGGAAGTCAGCGTAATTGGAGAGTTTAATAGTACGGGTGTGTCAACAGTTCGATTCGCTTCCGCTTCACCGATAATGAATATCGAAACTGAGTTCCTACATAATGGCAATCCTAAAATGCATTTACAGACAAAGCTGTGGTCTAAGGGGCCTACAGCACCCTTTTCTGTCATCCCAGCGCTTGAACAGGCTTTACCTATTTTTGAGAAATATTATGGTCCTGATCATTTTAAAGTTGTTAAACCACTGGCAGGTCTCACTGGAATCCAGAAAAAAGAAGAATGGATCCTAGTGTCAAGCACTGGGATGACACCACATCAAGAAACTGAACTAAAAGAAATGCTGAGCAGACCAAACATTTGTGGCAAAGAGTTCATAGTGGTGCAATATGACCATGAAGTTCAGGGATCGTCAGTGCTGAAACCATTGCAGGGCAAAGGAAGAGTGTGTAGCGAAGCTGTTGTTTCAAGACCAGTTCTTTCTTCAAACAAAGGTGTTGTGAAATCACAGGGGTTTGGCTCAAGTTATGGGGAAATTGACACTTACCATATGGCAGCATGCGCGATTGACACTGCCATACGCAACTATGTAGCTGCAGGAGGAGATATAAATCATCTAGCGTTGCTCGATAATTTTTGCTGGTGTGATGCTCATAATCCAGAAAGGCTGTGGCAACTAAAGAGAGCCGCGGAGGCTTGTTATGACTTTGCAACTGCATTTCAAACCCCATTCATATCCGGAAAAGATAGCATGTTCAACGACTTCAAAGGGTACGATGAAAATGGCAAGGAAGTGATGATCTCTGCGCCACCTTCATTACTTATTTCAGCAATTGGAGTTATAGAAAATATTGAAAATGCGGTATCACTTGACGTGAAGATGCCAGGAGACTTGATATATGTGCTTGGTATAACATACGACGAACTTGGTAGATCTGAGTATCAGTTATACAGTGGAATAGATAATAACAACGTACCAAAAGTCGATGCAAAGAGCGCCAGGAAGTTGTATGAGTGCTACAACCTTGCAATAAAAGATGGCATAATTGCTTCTGCAATTGCACCAAATCTGGGAGGATTGGCTGTTGCTCTGGCAAAATCGCTAATTGCAGGAGATCTCGGTGCTGAAATTGATCTCTCACTAGTGCCAGTAGGGAAAACACAAAATACAGATATAATAAACAAGATAATAATGTTTTCTGAATCCCAAAGTAGAATTTTGGTTACTATTGCCCCGCAAAATCAGCAGAGATTTGAAGAATTGTTTAAAGGTATAGCTTTTTCGTGTATCGGCAAAGTGACAGAGGAAAAAACCCTAAATATAAAGGGTATCTTAAAAGTAGATCTAAAAGATTTAGGGAACAGCTATCGTAGCATAGTATAG
- the rnc gene encoding ribonuclease III, translating into MENLNNAISKIINYRFKNDAILEEALTHPSLNKRNSKNQTENYERLEFLGDSILNMIVSAILFKLFPEEREGALAKRKTDLVCGSTIANVAKEIELGDFIIMNNSERCNGGKCNLKNLENALEALIGAIYIDGGFKSVEGFVTQHWEKLAKDMLIPPQDPKTSLQEWTQKNKLLLPEYELAKQTGPAHNPEFTISIRIENYGEVSARASSKKVAEQKAAELMLEKINNSEKSNST; encoded by the coding sequence ATGGAAAACTTGAACAATGCAATATCTAAAATCATCAACTATAGGTTCAAAAATGATGCGATATTAGAGGAAGCACTGACCCATCCAAGCTTAAATAAAAGGAATAGTAAAAATCAAACTGAAAATTACGAAAGGTTAGAATTTTTGGGCGATAGCATTTTGAATATGATTGTGTCTGCTATACTGTTTAAACTATTTCCTGAAGAAAGAGAAGGCGCGTTGGCGAAAAGAAAAACGGACTTAGTTTGTGGCAGCACAATTGCCAATGTCGCTAAAGAAATAGAGTTGGGCGATTTTATCATCATGAATAATAGCGAACGCTGCAATGGAGGGAAATGTAACTTAAAAAATTTAGAAAACGCACTTGAAGCACTAATAGGAGCGATTTATATTGATGGCGGATTTAAAAGTGTTGAAGGATTTGTTACCCAACATTGGGAGAAGCTGGCTAAGGATATGCTAATCCCTCCCCAAGATCCTAAAACCTCGCTACAAGAATGGACTCAGAAAAATAAATTACTTTTACCAGAGTATGAGCTTGCAAAACAGACTGGGCCAGCACACAATCCTGAATTTACTATATCAATTCGCATAGAAAATTATGGTGAAGTTTCTGCACGCGCTTCTAGTAAAAAGGTTGCTGAACAAAAGGCTGCCGAGCTAATGCTAGAAAAAATTAACAATAGTGAAAAAAGCAATTCAACTTAA
- a CDS encoding quinone-dependent dihydroorotate dehydrogenase produces the protein MILRNLLFLLPPEIAHSLAITMLKKMPCRKPIELPESLNVNFFGNKLRSPVGLAAGFDKNAEVIRSMLSLGFGFIEAGTVTKHPQYGNKKPRIFRLIEDEGIINRLGFNNKGIDYFLKQVDETKLDDCVFGINIGKNSTSKDQVSDYVNLIKMVYGKSSYIVLNISSPNTPNLRNLHNKQELSEVLKSITLTRKSIDNSGSIPIILKISPDINQQTKENIAELALEYKIDGLIVSNTTVSRDNLHSHHNEIGGLSGRPLFKLSTELLSDMYKLTKDKTLLIGCGGISSGADAYKKIKAGASLVQLYTALIYQGPQVVNKINLELAELIRRDGLSNISEAVGCDCKS, from the coding sequence ATGATATTACGTAATTTACTGTTTTTGCTACCACCTGAAATTGCTCATTCCTTGGCAATCACGATGTTAAAAAAGATGCCTTGTAGAAAACCCATAGAACTACCAGAATCTTTAAACGTAAACTTTTTTGGTAATAAACTTAGGAGCCCTGTGGGTCTTGCTGCAGGTTTTGACAAGAATGCGGAAGTTATAAGGTCCATGCTCTCACTTGGTTTTGGATTTATCGAGGCTGGTACTGTAACTAAACACCCTCAATACGGAAATAAAAAACCGAGAATTTTTCGGTTAATTGAAGACGAAGGAATAATCAATAGATTAGGATTTAATAATAAAGGAATAGACTATTTCCTTAAGCAAGTAGATGAAACCAAGCTTGATGATTGCGTTTTCGGCATCAATATAGGGAAAAATAGCACTTCAAAGGACCAAGTCAGTGACTATGTTAACTTAATAAAGATGGTATATGGGAAAAGTAGTTATATAGTGCTGAATATCTCATCTCCGAATACGCCAAATTTACGCAACCTGCACAATAAACAAGAATTATCAGAAGTGTTGAAGTCCATAACTTTAACCCGGAAATCAATCGATAACTCTGGGTCCATACCAATAATATTAAAAATTTCTCCAGATATAAATCAGCAAACAAAAGAAAATATTGCTGAACTTGCACTAGAATACAAAATTGACGGCTTGATAGTAAGCAATACTACGGTTAGTCGAGATAATCTGCATTCTCATCACAACGAGATTGGCGGGTTGAGCGGTAGACCACTGTTTAAACTTTCAACTGAGTTATTGAGTGACATGTATAAACTCACTAAGGACAAGACACTATTAATAGGATGCGGGGGAATTTCAAGTGGTGCTGATGCATATAAAAAAATAAAGGCAGGAGCCTCTCTAGTACAACTGTACACTGCTCTCATATACCAAGGGCCTCAAGTTGTGAATAAAATCAACCTAGAGCTTGCAGAGTTGATCAGAAGAGATGGGCTGAGTAACATCAGTGAGGCAGTGGGTTGTGACTGCAAATCTTAG
- a CDS encoding acyl-CoA carboxylase subunit beta codes for MQDFKILENLKAKALEAEKGGGPDRINKQHAKGKLTARERLNILLDENSFEEYDKFVKHHATDFGMQNTNFLGDGVVIGHGTIYGRKVFVYSQDFTVFGGSLGASHARKICKIMDMAINAKAPIIGLNDSGGARIQEGVNSLAGYGEIFQRNVNASGVIPQISLIMGPCAGGAVYSPALTDFTFMVKNSSYMFITGPDVVKKVTYEDVSHEDLGGAKIHTSKTGVADFAFNNDVEMLLKMREFFTFLPANNQEFPKSVPTCDDVDDVDESLNTLIPHNPNIPYDMYELIEKVCDERKFFELKSDFARNIIISFSRIKGNTVGIVANQPTHLAGCLDIDSSRKAARFVRFCDAFNIPIITLIDVPGFLPGTNQEYNNIIQHGAKLLYSYAEATVPKISLITKKAYGGAYIVMNSKHLKGDINYAWPTAEIAVMGPEGAVEIIFRREKDQQTLAKEYKEKFANPFFAASHGYIDDIIVPSKTRHHLHKALELLKNKKVERIWKKHDNLPL; via the coding sequence ATGCAAGACTTTAAAATATTAGAAAACCTAAAAGCCAAAGCACTAGAAGCTGAAAAAGGAGGCGGTCCTGATAGGATCAACAAACAGCATGCAAAAGGGAAACTAACAGCTAGAGAAAGGCTGAATATACTGCTCGATGAAAATTCGTTTGAAGAATACGACAAATTCGTAAAACACCACGCAACTGATTTTGGCATGCAAAATACTAATTTTCTAGGTGATGGAGTTGTAATTGGCCACGGTACTATCTATGGCAGAAAGGTTTTTGTTTATTCTCAGGATTTCACTGTCTTTGGTGGGTCACTTGGTGCGTCACATGCAAGAAAAATATGCAAAATTATGGATATGGCAATCAATGCCAAGGCTCCAATTATCGGGCTAAATGACTCTGGTGGAGCCAGGATTCAAGAAGGAGTAAATTCCCTTGCTGGCTATGGAGAAATTTTTCAAAGGAATGTAAACGCATCAGGCGTTATACCACAAATCTCTTTAATTATGGGCCCATGCGCTGGCGGTGCAGTTTATTCTCCAGCATTAACTGACTTTACTTTCATGGTGAAAAACAGCTCATACATGTTTATAACCGGACCAGATGTAGTAAAAAAAGTCACCTACGAAGACGTAAGCCACGAAGATCTCGGTGGAGCAAAAATCCATACAAGCAAAACAGGAGTCGCAGACTTTGCGTTTAATAATGATGTTGAAATGCTGCTAAAAATGCGAGAATTCTTCACCTTTTTGCCAGCAAATAATCAAGAGTTTCCGAAATCTGTACCAACCTGCGATGATGTCGATGATGTTGATGAATCTTTAAATACTCTAATTCCTCATAATCCTAATATTCCTTACGATATGTATGAACTGATTGAAAAGGTATGTGATGAAAGGAAGTTTTTTGAGCTAAAATCTGATTTTGCTCGTAATATCATAATTAGTTTTAGTAGAATTAAAGGAAATACCGTCGGCATCGTTGCAAATCAACCTACGCACCTTGCAGGGTGTTTGGATATTGACTCTTCAAGAAAAGCTGCAAGGTTTGTAAGGTTCTGTGACGCATTTAACATCCCTATTATCACACTCATTGACGTTCCAGGGTTTCTGCCAGGTACAAATCAAGAATATAATAATATAATACAACATGGAGCAAAGCTGCTCTACTCTTACGCTGAAGCGACTGTACCGAAAATCAGCCTTATCACTAAAAAAGCGTATGGTGGTGCATACATTGTCATGAACTCTAAACATCTAAAAGGTGATATAAATTATGCTTGGCCGACTGCTGAAATAGCTGTGATGGGCCCTGAGGGTGCAGTTGAAATTATATTTCGACGTGAAAAAGATCAACAAACACTGGCTAAAGAGTACAAAGAAAAATTCGCTAATCCATTTTTTGCCGCATCACATGGGTATATTGATGATATAATAGTGCCAAGTAAAACGAGACATCACCTTCATAAAGCATTAGAGCTACTCAAAAACAAGAAAGTAGAGAGAATATGGAAAAAGCATGATAATCTGCCTTTGTAA
- a CDS encoding Rpn family recombination-promoting nuclease/putative transposase — protein MAFSKFLDPKLDLTFKKIFGTEKNKNILIHFLNDILGCTEVNTIQEIEFINTILNLEIASERQSIVDVLCQDSVGNRFVVEMQLTRDKGFEKRAQYYAAKAYSRQVGKYANLQKIFFIAISNCVLFPDKSNYISSHTIRDEETNEHDLQDFQFVFIELPKFPKNKVEQLTSIVERWCFFFKHAEETTEKDLKKIAREAPIIKRAYDELDRFNWNEKDLTAYEERIMDLYKEEAILEYKLEEGMEKGMEKGIKKGREEGKIEVAKAMLANNVDVDTIVKFTGFSISEIKELSEKQ, from the coding sequence ATGGCTTTTTCTAAATTCCTCGATCCAAAATTGGACCTAACATTCAAGAAAATCTTTGGCACTGAAAAAAATAAGAACATTCTTATCCATTTTTTGAACGATATTCTAGGGTGTACTGAAGTTAATACTATACAAGAAATAGAATTTATCAACACCATTTTGAATCTCGAAATTGCCTCTGAGAGACAAAGTATAGTTGATGTTCTCTGTCAGGATTCTGTTGGCAACAGATTTGTAGTTGAAATGCAGCTCACTCGTGATAAAGGTTTTGAAAAGCGCGCTCAATATTATGCTGCCAAAGCTTACTCAAGACAAGTTGGTAAGTATGCTAATTTACAGAAGATCTTCTTTATTGCGATTTCAAATTGTGTTTTATTTCCTGATAAGTCCAATTATATATCTAGCCATACCATAAGAGATGAGGAGACTAATGAGCATGACTTACAAGATTTTCAATTTGTGTTTATTGAACTACCAAAATTTCCTAAAAATAAAGTAGAGCAATTAACAAGCATAGTAGAACGCTGGTGTTTTTTTTTCAAACATGCAGAAGAAACCACTGAAAAAGATCTAAAGAAGATTGCAAGAGAAGCACCAATAATAAAGAGAGCATATGATGAATTAGACAGGTTTAATTGGAATGAAAAAGATCTAACGGCATATGAAGAAAGAATAATGGATCTATACAAAGAGGAAGCTATCCTTGAATACAAACTTGAAGAAGGTATGGAGAAAGGTATGGAAAAAGGTATAAAGAAAGGTAGAGAAGAAGGAAAAATCGAAGTCGCAAAAGCGATGCTGGCTAATAATGTTGATGTTGACACTATTGTCAAATTTACTGGTTTTTCTATTAGTGAGATTAAAGAATTGAGCGAAAAGCAGTGA
- the mutM gene encoding bifunctional DNA-formamidopyrimidine glycosylase/DNA-(apurinic or apyrimidinic site) lyase has translation MPELPEVEVISNFLLDKIKNKQISGVTVNNWNLRVPITKNIDDALKGKAINDIKRRGKYIIWNTDNNIAVIIHLGMSGKLIYAEDNQVQNKHNHVIFLFSDNTSIVFNDPRRFGLVIVLNKAQEVNFFNDFGIEPLTDEFSGGYLQKLLKNRKANIKSALMDNKLIVGVGNIYASESLFRARISPLRPAQDLTYRECEKLAAEIKNTLSDAIAAGGSTLRDYAQPSGSVGYFQNSFYVYGQVQKPCKICNNTITLIRQNGRSTYFCNACQN, from the coding sequence ATGCCAGAACTCCCAGAAGTAGAAGTAATCTCTAACTTCTTGCTTGATAAGATCAAAAACAAGCAAATAAGCGGTGTTACAGTCAATAATTGGAATTTACGTGTACCAATAACAAAAAATATCGATGATGCGCTAAAAGGTAAAGCTATAAACGATATCAAGCGTAGAGGTAAATACATAATCTGGAATACAGACAATAATATAGCTGTCATCATACATCTTGGCATGAGCGGAAAGCTTATATACGCTGAAGATAATCAAGTGCAGAATAAACATAATCACGTGATATTTTTGTTTTCCGACAATACTTCAATAGTCTTTAATGATCCAAGAAGGTTTGGGTTGGTTATTGTTTTAAACAAAGCACAAGAAGTAAATTTTTTTAACGACTTTGGAATAGAGCCTCTCACAGATGAATTCAGTGGAGGCTATTTACAGAAGCTGCTGAAAAACAGAAAAGCAAATATCAAATCAGCATTAATGGACAACAAATTAATAGTTGGTGTAGGTAACATATATGCTTCTGAGAGCTTGTTTAGAGCCCGCATATCACCGCTCAGACCAGCACAAGATTTGACATACAGAGAGTGTGAAAAACTTGCCGCTGAAATAAAAAATACTCTAAGTGATGCAATTGCTGCAGGTGGTTCAACGCTGAGAGATTATGCGCAGCCATCTGGATCTGTCGGATATTTTCAAAACAGTTTTTACGTATACGGTCAAGTTCAAAAACCTTGCAAAATTTGTAATAACACCATAACACTTATACGACAAAATGGCCGCAGCACTTATTTCTGCAACGCATGTCAGAATTAG
- the pdxH gene encoding pyridoxamine 5'-phosphate oxidase, whose translation MTFSPEKDPFDLFSKWYKVVLNFSCKEPTAMTLATCSKDCIPSARVVLLKEYSKEGFVFFTNVNSRKGKELTENPKAALVFHWMEFSRQVRIEGDVKLLDSEKADEYFSSRTRNSQVSAWCSKQSSVLKNWQDFEQAIELKEKELYNTQVPRPDFWVGFCVIPKIIEFWQEGEHRRHTRFRYTLVAESNWKIEQLYP comes from the coding sequence ATGACATTTTCACCTGAAAAAGATCCGTTTGATTTGTTTTCAAAGTGGTACAAAGTGGTACTCAACTTTTCATGCAAAGAGCCAACTGCAATGACGCTGGCGACTTGCAGCAAAGACTGCATTCCATCTGCAAGAGTGGTGTTACTAAAGGAATATAGCAAAGAAGGCTTCGTATTCTTCACTAATGTAAATAGTAGAAAAGGAAAAGAATTGACCGAGAACCCTAAAGCTGCATTAGTATTCCACTGGATGGAGTTTTCTAGGCAAGTACGAATTGAAGGAGATGTTAAACTCCTAGACAGTGAAAAAGCTGACGAATATTTCTCCTCTCGAACACGCAATAGTCAAGTTAGTGCATGGTGCTCAAAACAATCGAGCGTTCTGAAAAATTGGCAAGACTTTGAGCAAGCTATCGAACTAAAGGAAAAAGAACTTTACAACACACAAGTTCCTCGTCCTGATTTTTGGGTGGGATTCTGCGTAATCCCAAAAATAATTGAGTTCTGGCAAGAAGGTGAACATAGAAGACACACTAGATTTAGATACACCCTTGTTGCAGAAAGCAACTGGAAAATAGAGCAGTTGTATCCTTAA
- a CDS encoding DUF3482 domain-containing protein has product MSPLVIGGIVAAVPAILLVALCVYYDVSKGKFCKEDLFTYAWLCGAGAAIGVGLAAAATAIFPGAMLGAGSATLTGAVIGAIAPIAGILATEYIIAPIAEKVNEYILSPMIEKVKGCFSSQEQN; this is encoded by the coding sequence TTGTCACCTTTAGTTATAGGTGGAATTGTTGCCGCTGTTCCTGCAATATTACTTGTTGCATTGTGTGTATACTATGATGTAAGCAAAGGAAAATTTTGCAAAGAAGATCTCTTCACATACGCTTGGTTGTGCGGTGCAGGCGCTGCAATCGGAGTTGGTCTTGCTGCAGCTGCAACTGCTATTTTTCCTGGTGCAATGCTTGGAGCAGGATCTGCAACTTTAACAGGCGCAGTGATAGGAGCCATAGCACCAATTGCAGGAATTCTTGCAACAGAGTATATCATTGCACCAATAGCTGAAAAAGTGAATGAATATATTCTATCACCTATGATCGAAAAAGTGAAAGGATGCTTTTCCTCACAAGAGCAGAACTAA